One stretch of Eupeodes corollae chromosome 2, idEupCoro1.1, whole genome shotgun sequence DNA includes these proteins:
- the LOC129945595 gene encoding adrenodoxin-like protein 2, mitochondrial, giving the protein MLRTVLQSTKVLLAKPNKFPQVCTQYSRNLSVTVPNFDKSEIQITFVKASGEKITSKAKVGDTILDVVVNNNIDLDGFGACEGTLTCSTCHLIFKPADYEKLPDKPGDEELDMLDLAYDLTDTSRLGCQITLTKDMDGLEVQVPATVNDARSA; this is encoded by the exons ATGTTACGCACAGTCCTACAAAGCACTAAAGTGCTTCTTGCCAAGCCAAATAAATTTCCACAAGTATGTACACAATATTCCAGAAACCTCTCAGTTACTGTTCCTAACTTCGATAAGTCCGA AATTCAAATAACATTTGTGAAAGCCAGTGGTGAAAAAATTACCTCAAAGGCAAAAGTGGGAGACACGATCCTAGATGTTGTGGTAAACAATAATATCGACCTGGATGGATTCGGAGCCTGTGAAGGTACACTCACATGTTCAACTTGCCACTTGATATTTAAGCCCGCCGACTACGAAAAGCTCCCTGACAAACCTGGCGACGAAGAGCTCGATATGCTAGATCTAGCCTATGACCTCACTGATACGTCTCGTTTGGGTTGTCAAATAACGCTCACCAAAGATATGGACGGCTTAGAAGTTCAAGTTCCAGCGACTGTCAATGACGCTCGTAGTGCGTAG
- the LOC129946353 gene encoding uncharacterized protein LOC129946353, with product MKSSKSFLICLLAGLFISANCAALESENKTTDKPADVALTTTLSITESDLNESTTVPSVTNVTTDPTPDNTTVPPETTTSSSTSSTTTPATTTSSTTTPATTTSTTTSSTTSTTSTTPAPNSTTTTTPVPSPTTTTEIPSTTAAPPVPCHHFNGTSFIGGIVLTLGLLAISLVAYKFYKARNERNYHTL from the exons atgaaatcatctaaaagttttttgatATGCTTGTTAGCTGGACTCTTCATTTCTGCGAATTGTGCAG CTCTAGAATCGGAAAACAAGACCACTGACAAGCCAGCCGATGTTGCTTTGACTACGACTTTATCCATAACCGAAAGCGACTTAAATGAATCAACAACTGTTCCTTCAGTAACTAACGTAACAACGGATCCGACCCCGGACAATACAACGGTCCCTCCAGAAACTACAACTTCATCGTCGACATCATCGACTACGACTCCTGCAACTACCACATCATCTACTACGACTCCTGCAACTACCACATCAACTACTACTTCTTCTACCACAAGCACCACCAGCACCACTCCAGCACCAAATTCAACCACGACTACCACTCCTGTTCCATcacccaccaccaccaccgaaATTCCATCCACAACAGCTGCTCCTCCAGTTCCTTGCCATCATTTCAATGGAACCTCGTTCATCGGTGGCATTGTCCTGACCCTGGGTCTCCTAGCCATAAGCCTTGTCGCATATAAATTCTATAAGGCTCGAAACGAGCGCAACTACCACACTTTGTGA
- the LOC129946306 gene encoding probable 28S ribosomal protein S6, mitochondrial, with protein sequence MPTYELSLVLRQMNRPEIVSVLKRTAESIFEKGGFIRKLENLGSRALPHKISEHGLVHREGNYFAIQFDTAPNKIVDLNEEYGRDIDIIRKHIFKLEETKPVECTLHEELQPPAYRKDVQKMIEIAKRKQKKKYNYNSGLDYYPFQK encoded by the exons ATGCCTACTTATGAATTATCATTAGTTTTACGGCAAATGAATCGG CCGGAAATTGTTTCTGTACTGAAACGTACAGCTGAGTCTATATTCGAGAAAGGAGGTTTTATTCGAAAGCTAGAGAACTTGGGATCACGAGCATTGCCACACAAGATAAGCGAGCACGGTCTCGTCCATCGCGAAGGGAATTACTTTGCTATTCAATTTGATACAGctccaaataaaattgttgatttaaatGAAGAATACGGAAGGGATATCGACATCATTCGCAAACATATAttcaaattggaagagactaAGCCAGTGGAATGTACATTACATGAAGAACTTCAACCGCCAGCATATAGGAAGGATGTTCAGAAAATGATTGAAATAgcaaagagaaaacaaaagaaaaagtacaATTACAACTCTGGTCTGGATTATTATCCATTCCAGAAATAA
- the LOC129946536 gene encoding phosphoacetylglucosamine mutase, with protein MSINLRTIYAFAREMYPKNSTEKIQYGTAGFRGKAEYLDSVMFRMGVLATLRSRLRNGAVIGVMITASHNPEPDNGVKLIDPKGEMLEESWEKIATDLVNVSDQELEVEVGKIIKENNIDVGSSSHVYVGMDNRYHSPRLLKAVADGVIAVKGNVKEFGIVTTPMMHYFVVGANTKCAYGLPTEEGYYTKLIKAFETVRGDKLENLNYKNRLLFDGANGVGARKMLQFLKRMKNSLNVEVFNSGNGKINHECGADHVKVKQCCPIGMPTDEPNVRCVSVDGDADRIVYFFTDEEGEFHLLDGDRIATLIADYLINSVKKCGLELSMGLVQTAYANGASTDYIKNDLKVPVACVPTGVKHLHHKALDYDIGVYFEANGHGTIVFSEKAKTTIKKAAAENNDNENAKILLNVIDLINETVGDAISDMLLVETILHAKGWDVKDWLRTYSDLPNLQLKVKVQDRNVITTTDAERVCVTPVGLQDEIDKVVANYKRGRAFVRPSGTEDIIRVYAEASTKEDVDNLAYQVSGLVYKMAGGIGPEPLEPAVKINSHI; from the exons TTGGCGACATTGAGATCACGTTTAAGAAACGGTGCAGTCATTGGTGTAATGATAACTGCCTCTCACAATCCTGAACCTGACAATGGGGTCAAGTTGATCGATCCCAAAGGAGAAATGCTTGAAGAGAGTTGGGAGAAGATAGCAACTGATCTGGTCAATGTTAGTGATCAAGAACTTGAAGTTGAGGTGGGAAagattattaaagaaaataacatcGATGTTGGATCTTCTTCGCATGTGTATGTCGGTATGGATAATCGCTATCATAGTCCAAGGCTATTAAAGGCAGTAGCTGATGGAGTTATAGCCGTTAAGGGAAACGTGAAAGAGTTTGGCATCGTAACAACACCAATGAtgcattattttgttgttggtgcAAACACAAAATGTGCCTATGGGTTACCAACCGAAGAAGGTTACTATACCAAGCTTATCAAAGCATTTGAAACTGTACGAGGTGATAAACTAGAAAACTTGAACTACAAAAATAGGCTCTTGTTTGATGGCGCCAACGGTGTGGGAGCCAGaaaaatgttacaatttttgaaacgaaTGAAGAATTCTCTAAATGTTGAAGTTTTTAATAGTGGTAATGGGAAAATTAACCACGAATGTGGTGCTGATCACGTTAAAGTCAAGCAGTGTTGCCCGATAGGCATGCCCACTGATGAGCCAAATGTAAGATGTGTGAGTGTTGATGGTGATGCTGATCGTATAGTTTATTTCTTTACCGACGAAGAAGGTGAGTTCCACCTTCTGGATGGAGACAGGATTGCGACTCTTATAGCCGATTACCTAATAAACTCGGTCAAGAAGTGCGGATTGGAACTATCTATGGGGCTTGTTCAAACAGCCTATGCCAACGGTGCTTCTACTGATTACATTAAGAACGACCTTAAAGTACCAGTTGCTTGTGTGCCAACTGGTgtgaaacatttacatcacaAGGCACTTGATTACGATATAGGTGTTTATTTTGAAGCAAATGGACATGGTACAATAGTCTTCAGTGAAAAGgctaaaacaacaattaaaaaggCTGCTGCCGAGAACAATGACAAcgaaaatgcaaaaatattactcaatgtTATAGATCTCATAAATGAAACTGTTGGCGATGCTATTTCGGATATGTTGTTGGTTGAGACAATCCTTCATGCTAAGGGTTGGGATGTCAAAGACTGGCTTCGTACCTATTCAGACCTTCCCAATTTACAACTCAAGGTTAAAGTTCAAGATCGCAATGTCATCACAACAACAGATGCCGAAAGAGTTTGTGTTACCCCTGTTGGTTTGCAAGATGAAATAGACAAAGTTGTTGCTAACTACAAAAGAGGACGCGCATTTGTTCGGCCTTCAGGAACGGAAGATATTATCCGAGTGTATGCAGAGGCATCTACAAAAGAG gacGTTGATAATCTAGCATACCAAGTAAGCGGGCTTGTTTATAAAATGGCTGGTGGTATAGGCCCTGAACCTTTAGAACCTGCTGTTAAAATCAATTCTCACATCTAA
- the LOC129945593 gene encoding uncharacterized protein LOC129945593, translated as MTEICNEVNLMIPPLVTIKVSDITFVKQVRSLFLKRKTSQFDYLQDEIANSAALLSRLMARRKNSFHNMNGFKFLCKLNTALSRLLKLDVENRLSNFYQMLPDSSSYNHHEVPSRNSFDYILLRLMSVHKIYQRIAYCCLESATYFNKLLRNNFFMETITLFLAVIAKLWDLTNKLGNTYSEFYEKLMPFRKHFPQVDSQNSFKNVDFPKELERFSIKPTAHIEIDKDPAQVNSIRMDKEFVNTTPIPVVSVLQKLQKEEDFGMPISRESLKPVIDLSRIHNVDDIREFFKDEDAKRQKCLDSCATKYVLKHEWLAIQKLVERKIIANDHKKALSVFRKFITSKT; from the exons aTGACTGAAATTTGTAATGAAGTTAATCTTATGATACCGCCTCTTGTAACTATCAAGGTTTCAGACATTACATTCG TGAAACAAGTCCGCTCTTTATTCCTTAAACGGAAGACTTCTCAATTTGATTATCTTCAAGATGAAATAGCTAATAGTGCTGCATTACTATCCCGTTTAATGGCGCGCCGTAAGAATTCCTTTCACAACATGAATGGCTTTAAATTCCTTTGTAAGCTGAACACAGCATTGAGTCGTCTTCTGAAGCTTGACGTGGAAAATAGGCTAAGTAATTTCTATCAAATGCTACCAGATTCATCATCGTATAATCATCATGAGGTACCTTCTAGAAACAGTTTCGATTACATTCTACTGCGACTAATGTCTGTGCATAAAATCTATCAACGTATTGCCTATTGCTGCCTTGAATCAGCTACTTATTTTAACAAACTCTTAAGGAACAACTTTTTCATGGAAACTATCACACTTTTCTTGGCTGTGATAGCAAAGCTTTGGGACTTAACCAATAAACTTGGAAATACTTACTCGGAATTCTATGAAAAATTGATGccttttcgaaaacattttccaCAAGTAGATTCCcagaatagttttaaaaatgtcgaCTTTCCGAAAGAGCTCGAACGATTTTCAATCAAGCCCACAGCCCACATCGAAATAGATAAAGATCCCGCCCAGGTTAACAGCATAAGAATGGATAAGGAGTTTGTTAATACAACACCAATTCCAGTTGTAAGTGTGCTTCAGAAGTTACAAAAGGAAGAAGACTTTGGAATGCCAATTAGCAGGGAGTCATTAAAGCCAGTAATCGATCTAAGTCGTATTCACAATGTAGACGATATAAGAGAGTTTTTCAAAGACGAAGATGCTAAACGGCAAAAATGTTTAGACTCATGTGCCACTAAGTATGTTCTTAAGCACGAGTGGCTTGCCATTCAAAAACTAgtggaaagaaaaataattgcaaatgATCACAAAAAGGCTCTCAGTGTTTTTAGAAAGTTTATTACGAGCAAAACTTAA
- the LOC129945592 gene encoding nibrin, protein MWIANHLHSGKKMYLLSGREYTIGRVGSDIVLTDDTSISRSHALFQVSNKSLKLEDKGSKYGTYHNEHIENKQKIPKGNLIELKEGDRILFGALKNEWVISKNNINTMVSSLNAKDLVEIKNQLDILGGNIISKWESKCTHLTMPEITITIKVLHALIEKIPIVSCSFWKDYHTNIQDKKEPPNPSNYLPKRSIQLSSAIQDGHMGFNENRKTLFAGKTFVFMSKKHLEMYAPIVTKAGGQCKDLKNNVSKSFLLKSNTIVIQYVASTQSQGTQTINTISEYLEANSLRTIPEYEIGLAIVCCTTEKYCNPAFNAISNILPDSALETPNIGTMLAENTGSQKSEINTIFSQYSDVPESNCLKKKAIQSEVYDSEVVVVEDNSKITNSIDSLKMISESSDNIMPKTTEEESARTDNNEIDNLKNIDFSDDDFSENLVLSSDLPSKECSQSQKRPITPIENYKQVNKKPRIARSPLGGKSKEDNENRAKSNESGPSSSSKKTTPQVKPILPGFLQKSQIVHTQPAEVLQESQQTKNRSIAAKRGRIALITDNDSDDNDDDIFNFGSSPKKSKPSGGCISDDEDELFAFGTKSPKDDVDRAEKISDLDLPKTQPFVPNRKSCQANIVSSKIKVSPLKAAPDGWLSAMSILKIKCDEDENVKEEKNCSLDDLKQREWIDSLKEGFAVRVRKMNLTSKGSNFSISRESSNTSLDTNRKNFKAFIKKHNYKTQTQIIRTFPTVVQPIC, encoded by the exons ATGTGGATAGCTAACCATTTACACTCAG GTAAAAAGATGTACCTTCTTTCGGGAAGGGAATACACAATTGGCCGCGTAGGATCTGACATCGTTTTAACAGATGATACATCCATTAGTCGTTCTCATGCACTTTTCCAAGTATCAAATAAATCCTTGAAACTCGAAGATAAAGGTTCCAAGTACGGTACATATCACAATGAGCACATtgagaacaaacaaaagatCCCCAAAGGCAATTTGATCGAACTCAAAGAAGGTGATCGCATTTTGTTTGgagctttaaaaaatgaatgggtaatttcaaaaaacaacattaatacAATGGTATCTTCATTAAATGCTAAAGACTTAGTTGAAATAAAGAATCAGCTTGATATTTTGGGTGGGAATATTATTTCCAAATGGGAATCGAAATGTACACATTTAACTATGCCCGAGATAACCATAACTATCAAAGTCTTACACGCATTGATCGAGAAGATTCCCATAGTATCGTGTAGTTTTTGGAAAGATTACCATACAAATATTCAAGACAAAAAGGAACCACCTAATCCAAGTAACTATCTGCCAAAAAGAAGCATCCAATTATCATCAGCAATTCAAGATGGACATATGGGTTTTAATGAGAATCGTAAAACACTGTTTGCTgggaaaacatttgtttttatgagTAAAAAGCATTTAGAAATGTATGCGCCAATTGTGACAAAAGCGGGAGGACAATGtaaagacttaaaaaataatgtttccaaATCATTTTTGTTGAAGAGCAATACCATAGTTATACAGTACGTTGCCTCAACACAATCGCAAGGGACGCAAACAATTAACACTATATCTG AGTATCTGGAAGCTAATTCCCTTCGCACTATACCCGAATATGAAATCGGATTAGCAATTGTATGCTGTACGACTGAAAAGTACTGTAATCCAGCGTTCAATGCAATTTCGAATATACTTCCTGATTCGGCTCTTGAAACTCCAAATATTGGCACTATGTTAGCAGAGAACACTGGATCACAAAAATCGGAAATCAATACCATCTTCTCTCAATATTCTGATGTTCCAGAGAGTAATTGTTTGAAGAAGAAGGCAATTCAGTCGGAAGTATACGATTCAGAAGTCGTAGTAGTAGAAGATAATTCGAAAATCACAAATTCAATTGATAGCTTGAAAATGATCTCAGAAAGTTCAGACAATATAATGCCCAAGACAACTGAAGAAGAAAGTGCAAGAACTGATAATAACGAAATTGATAACTTAAAAAACATCGACTTCTCCGATGATGACTTCAGTGAAAATCTTGTTCTGTCCTCAGATTTGCCCTCGAAAGAATGTTCTCAATCACAAAAAAGACCAATCACACCTATTGAAAATTATAAGCAAGTGAATAAAAAACCCAGAATAGCAAGGTCGCCATTGGGTGGTAAAAGTAAAGAAGACAATGAAAATCGAGCAAAGTCAAATGAAAGTGGCCCATCCTCTTCATCTAAGAAAACTACCCCTCAAGTAAAACCGATTTTACCCGGTTTCTTACAAAAGAGTCAAATAGTTCATACACAACCAGCAGAAGTATTACAAGAAAGCCAACAGACCAAAAATAGATCAATCGCCGCCAAACGCGGTCGAATTGCCCTTATTACCGACAATGACAGCgacgataatgatgatgatatttttaactttggaTCGTCACCAAAAAAATCTAAACCTTCTGGAGGGTGCATATCTGATGACGAGGATGAGTTGTTTGCATTTGGAACTAAGAGCCCCAAGGATGACGTTGATCGTGCGGAAAAAATCAGCGATTTGGATTTGCCCAAAACACAGCCTTTCGTTCCTAACAGAAAGTCGTGTCAGGCAAATATTGTAAGTTCCAAGATTAAAGTTTCACCATTAAAAGCCGCACCTGATGGTTGGTTGTCAGCTAtgagcattttaaaaataaaatgcgatGAAGACGAGAAcgtaaaagaagagaaaaattgttcactAGATGACCTGAAGCAAAGAGAATGGATTGATTCGTTGAAAGAAGGCTTTGCAGTTCGAGTTCGTAAAATgaatttgacatcaaaaggaAGTAACTTTTCGATTAGTCGAGAGTCGTCAAACACATCTTTGGATACTAATAGGAAGAATTTCAAGGCGTTCATAAAG aaacatAACTACAAAACACAAACGCAGATCATCCGAACTTTTCCAACTGTAGTGCAACCAATCTGTTAA